The following DNA comes from Streptomyces pristinaespiralis.
CTCCGAGACCAAGTTCAAGGACCTGGGCCTCGTCATCGTCGACGAGGAGCAGCGCTTCGGCGTCGAGCACAAGGAGCAGCTGAAGAAGCTGCGGGCCGACGTGGACGTCCTGACGATGTCCGCCACGCCCATCCCCCGCACGCTGGAGATGGCGGTGACCGGCATCCGCGAGATGTCGACGATCACCACCCCGCCGGAGGAGCGGCACCCGGTGCTCACCTTCGTCGGCCCGTACGAGGAGAAGCAGATCGGTGCCGCCGTGCGGCGTGAACTGCTGCGCGAGGGCCAGGTCTTCTACATCCACAACCGCGTCGAGTCGATCGACCGGGCCGCGGCGCGGCTGCGCGAGATCGTGCCGGAGGCGCGCATCGCCACCGCGCACGGTCAGATGTCGGAATCGGCGCTGGAGCAGGTCGTCGTGGACTTCTGGGAGAAGAAGTTCGACGTGCTGGTCTCCACGACGATCGTCGAGTCCGGTATCGACATCGCCAACGCCAACACCCTCATCGTGGAGCGTGGCGACAACTTCGGCCTCTCGCAGCTCCACCAGCTGCGCGGCCGTGTCGGCCGGAGCCGGGAGCGGGGGTACGCCTACTTCCTCTACCCGCCGGAGAAGCCGCTCACGGAGACCGCGCACGAGCGTCTCGCCACGATCGCCCAGCACACGGAGATGGGCGCGGGCATGTACGTCGCGATGAAGGACCTCGAGATCCGCGGCGCAGGCAATTTGCTCGGCGGCGAACAGTCGGGCCACATCGCGGGCGTCGGCTTCGACCTGTACGTCCGCATGGTCGGTGAGGCGGTCGCCGACTACCGCGCCTCGCTGGAGGGCGGTGTGGAGGAGGAGCCCCCGCTCGAGGTCAAGATCGAACTCCCCGTCGACGCCCACGTCCCGCACGACTACGCCCCGGGCGAGCGGCTGCGGCTCCAGGCGTACCGGGCGATCGCCTCCGCCAACACGGAGGAGGACATCAAGGCGGTCCGCGAGGAACTCACCGACCGCTACGGCAAGCTGCCGGAGCCCGTGGAGAACCTCCTGCTGGTCGCCGGTCTGCGGATGCTCGCCCGTGCCTGCGGCGTCGGCGAGATCGTGCTCCAGGGGTCCAACATCCGCTTCGCGCCCGTGGAGTTGCGCGAGTCCCAGGAACTGCGGCTCAAGCGGCTCCATCCGCGCACGGTCATCAAGCCGGCCGTCCACCAGATCCTGGTGCCCCGGCCGACGAGCGGCAAGATCGGCGGCAAGCCGGTGGTGGGGCGCGAACTGCTGGCGTGGACCGGCGAGTTCCTGACGACGATCCTCGGCTCGTAGCGGACACGGTTCCGGCGGTTGCCGGCTCACCACGGCCGTCGCCCGGACACGGCACCGGCCGTGCCCGGGTGGGGCACGGCCGGTGGGTGAGCCGGTCCGGTCACGGCCGGTGGCGAGCTGCGCTCGTCGCGGCCGGCCCGTGAACCGCGGTCAGAGCTCGTCCAGGTCCAGCGCCTGCGCCATCGCGCGGTATCCCGCGTCGCCCGGGTGCAGATGGTCGCCCGAGTCGTAGGCGGGGAGGATGCGGTCCGGGTCCGCGGGGTCGGCCAGCGCGCGGTCGAAGTCGACCACGGCGTCGTACTCGCCCGACGTACGGATCCAGTGGTTGAACGCCTCCCGCTTGGCCTCGTTGACGGGGGTGTAGTAGAAGGAGCCCTTGACCGGGGTCAGCGTCGCACCGATCACCTTGACGCCCCGGTCGTGTGCCTGGCGGATCAGCGAACGGTGGCCCTCGATCAGCTGCTCCACCGACACCTCGGGAGAGCCGTCCCAGCTGCTGCTGCCGAAGTCGTTGATGCCTTCGAGGACGACGACCGTGCCGACGTTCGGCTCGTTCAGCGCGTCGAACTTGAAACGGGTGACGCCCTTCTCGCCGGCCCAGACCGTGTCCTTGGTGACCTGGTTGCCGCCGATGCCGTGGTTGAGGACGCTGCGCGGCTTGCCGGCGGCGGCGAAACGCTCGGCCAGCTCGTCCGGGTAGCGGTTGTCGGAGTCGAGGGTGGAGCCGACGCCGTCCGTGATGGAGTCGCCGAAGGTGACGACGGCGTCCTTGCGGGCCGTGGTCCCGCCGCTCACCTCGACGCCGGTGAGGAAGTACCAGGAATCGCTGGTCTCCGTGAACGCCGACCCGCTCCGGTCGTACCGGTGGTCGCCGTTCGCGCGGTAGCTGGTGGCGGAGGCGAAGGAGTGGAAGGTGGCCGGTCCGGTCGGCTCCGCCAGGTAGAGCGTGACGGTCACCGACTCCAGCGCCCCGACCGTGAACGGAACGCCGTCGCTGTGCACGGTGCCGCCGGCCGGAACGGTCACCGACCGCCCCTTGCCGAAGGTCAGCCGGCGGACGGAACCGGGCTCCACGGAGGCGCCCTCACCGGTGCGGGCGACCGTCGCGCCGGTGATCCGGAGCGGAGTCGTCCCGTACCTGTTGGAGAGCTCGATCCTGGCCCTGGTCCCGCCGGTGGTCACCCGCACGACCTGCCGGACCGTGTGGTCGGCGAAGCCCTGCTCCGACCAGTTGGGAGCGAACTGCGAGCTCGGCGGCTGCGGCGAGGCCGCCCACCCGCCGTGCCACGCGCGACCGCCGCTCTCGGCCGCTGCGGCGGAGGCCGTGGCACCGCCACCCTCCTGTGGGCCGACGACCGGAAGAACGGCAAGTGCCGCCGCGGCCAGCAGTGCGACGCCGGTGCGCCGTAAGGAGTTCGTCGGTGTCATGCGACGTGTCATGTGTCCCCGCCCCTTTTTTTGGTCCGATGCGTGATGTGAGGAACGTGCTGTGAGCAAAGCGCCTCACGCAGGCGTCAAGCGGTGATCGACTCCCGCTATTCCCCCGGCCGTTGGGCGGTGACGGACCCGAGCGGGCGAGCGGGCGGCGCCCGGTGCGGACCGGGCGACGGCGCTCGGCACCGGCCGGCCTGCCCACGGGGAACACCCTGACTGTCGGCAAGACCCGGCCGCGGCACTACCGTACGAACGGTGAACAGACACGGAGTGGTCGGGCGAGGGGCGGCGGTACTGCTCGCGGCACTGCTGCTCACCGGTTGCGACGGCCTCGGCATCGACGAGGGCGGCGCCGAGGGCGACGGGGGCCCCTCGCGGGGCGCACCGGCCGCCGGCGGCACCAGCCCGCTGGCCAACCCGCGCGGCACGGAGCCGGGTCTCGCCGCCCTCGTCACCGAGCAGGAGCGGGCGGCCGCCCGCGAGCTGATCGGCAAGGTGGACACCAAGGGGCGTGGCCCGAGGACCGGTTACGACCGCGACGAGTACGGCTACGCCTGGATGGACACGGCCGACGGGGTCCCCCTGGCGCGGAACGGCTGCGACACCCGGAACGACCTCCTCGCCCGCGACGGGAAGGAACTGGCCTTCCGTGACGGCTCCGACTGCGTCGTCGTGGCGATGACCATCCACGACCCGTACACCGGCAGGACCATCGAGTGGCGCAAGCAGGACGCCGCCGAGGTGCAGATAGACCACGTCGTTCCGCTGTCGTACAGCTGGCAGATGGGCGCGGCACGCTGGGACGAGGCGAAGCGGCGCCGACTGGCCAACGACCCGCTGAACCTGCTGCCCGTAGAGGGCAGGGCCAACAGTGCCAAGAGTGACTCCGGCCCCGCCTCCTGGCTGCCGCCCAGCAAGCCCGTCCGCTGCTCCTACGCGGTGCGCTTCGCGCAGGTCGCGGTCAAGTACGAGCTGCCGGTGACCGGCGCCGACAAACGGATCATGCTCGCCCAGTGCGGCGGATGACCTGTACGGCCCCGGGGCGCCGGCCGGGGGGAGCGGCACAGGCCGTTTAACCACTGGGGACCGGACGCGAGCGCCGTTAGCCTGGCGCCATGGATCTTGAGATCACGACTCTGGCCGAGCGCCCGCAACTGCAGGGCCCCATGTGGCAGATGATCGACACCTGGGCGGAGTTCATCGTCAACGACCCCGTCGGCTGGGCCTACATCGGGCGCATCGTGGCGGAGCTGCCCGAGTACGTGCTGGTCGCGACGGACGCCGAAGGGAC
Coding sequences within:
- a CDS encoding SGNH/GDSL hydrolase family protein, whose product is MTRRMTPTNSLRRTGVALLAAAALAVLPVVGPQEGGGATASAAAAESGGRAWHGGWAASPQPPSSQFAPNWSEQGFADHTVRQVVRVTTGGTRARIELSNRYGTTPLRITGATVARTGEGASVEPGSVRRLTFGKGRSVTVPAGGTVHSDGVPFTVGALESVTVTLYLAEPTGPATFHSFASATSYRANGDHRYDRSGSAFTETSDSWYFLTGVEVSGGTTARKDAVVTFGDSITDGVGSTLDSDNRYPDELAERFAAAGKPRSVLNHGIGGNQVTKDTVWAGEKGVTRFKFDALNEPNVGTVVVLEGINDFGSSSWDGSPEVSVEQLIEGHRSLIRQAHDRGVKVIGATLTPVKGSFYYTPVNEAKREAFNHWIRTSGEYDAVVDFDRALADPADPDRILPAYDSGDHLHPGDAGYRAMAQALDLDEL
- a CDS encoding HNH endonuclease family protein produces the protein MNRHGVVGRGAAVLLAALLLTGCDGLGIDEGGAEGDGGPSRGAPAAGGTSPLANPRGTEPGLAALVTEQERAAARELIGKVDTKGRGPRTGYDRDEYGYAWMDTADGVPLARNGCDTRNDLLARDGKELAFRDGSDCVVVAMTIHDPYTGRTIEWRKQDAAEVQIDHVVPLSYSWQMGAARWDEAKRRRLANDPLNLLPVEGRANSAKSDSGPASWLPPSKPVRCSYAVRFAQVAVKYELPVTGADKRIMLAQCGG